Proteins encoded within one genomic window of Geotalea daltonii FRC-32:
- a CDS encoding M3 family oligoendopeptidase translates to MKKIYLVETETLLKWTWAEIEPHYQKLQAFELNTGNVDAWLKDWSDLTRRVYEIPTRLVVRTWVNTADEEGKRLYSNFLDTIFPKIEEAENGLNKKILDSKLEPKNLRIALRNMRAEADLFREENLPLRSEEEKTGLEYNKIRAAQTIEWANEERTVAQMYPLQLEKDRATRETAMRMVLERQYADFEALGEIWIKLMEIRRQVARNAGKADYRAYQWQNKRRFDYTPEDAKSFHRAIEEVVVPATARIRERRRKILDVATLRPWDTEADSNGLDPIRPFKTMDELNRGMKRIFDKVDPDFGDRYQTMLTEGLLDLENRKNKAPGGYCTMFPVAHRPFIFMNSVGTHADVNTLLHEGGHSFHVFETAGTDLFHNIKYSPAEFNEVASMAMELLGGRYLMESGMYTAAEAAQARIKDLETHLLSWPSMAVADALQHWIYENHHLASDPVRVSEKWSELYDRYMVGLDWSDLEQYKAACWQSIQHIYLWPFYYVEYGLAQLGASQIWANSLADYPGAVKAYRKALSLGATVTLPELFAAAGAKFSFDAATLKRSVDLIERTIEELDSAHL, encoded by the coding sequence ATGAAAAAAATCTACCTTGTCGAGACAGAAACATTGCTGAAATGGACCTGGGCCGAAATAGAGCCCCATTATCAAAAGTTGCAAGCTTTTGAATTGAACACTGGCAATGTGGATGCCTGGTTGAAGGATTGGTCGGATCTGACCCGACGTGTTTACGAAATTCCGACCCGGCTGGTGGTGCGCACGTGGGTCAACACGGCGGATGAAGAAGGCAAAAGGCTTTATTCAAACTTTCTGGACACGATTTTTCCCAAGATCGAGGAAGCCGAAAACGGCCTGAATAAAAAAATTCTCGATAGCAAGCTGGAGCCAAAAAACTTGAGGATTGCTTTGCGGAATATGCGTGCCGAAGCCGATTTGTTTCGCGAGGAGAACCTGCCGCTACGCTCCGAAGAAGAAAAGACTGGGCTGGAATACAACAAAATCAGGGCTGCGCAAACGATCGAATGGGCGAACGAAGAGCGAACCGTTGCTCAAATGTACCCGTTGCAACTGGAGAAGGACCGCGCCACGCGCGAAACAGCCATGCGGATGGTGCTCGAACGCCAGTATGCGGACTTTGAAGCGCTGGGCGAAATCTGGATAAAGCTGATGGAAATTCGCCGACAGGTTGCGCGCAATGCGGGCAAAGCCGACTACCGGGCCTACCAGTGGCAAAACAAGCGACGTTTTGACTATACCCCCGAAGACGCCAAATCTTTCCACCGTGCCATCGAAGAAGTGGTCGTCCCAGCAACAGCGCGCATCCGCGAGCGAAGGCGGAAAATACTGGACGTGGCGACTCTGCGTCCATGGGATACGGAAGCTGACTCCAATGGATTGGACCCCATCCGCCCATTCAAAACGATGGATGAGTTGAACCGGGGAATGAAAAGGATTTTCGACAAGGTTGACCCGGATTTTGGCGACCGCTATCAAACGATGTTGACCGAAGGCCTGCTCGATCTGGAAAACCGCAAGAACAAAGCTCCAGGCGGCTACTGCACGATGTTCCCGGTGGCGCACCGACCATTCATTTTTATGAATTCGGTCGGTACGCATGCCGATGTGAATACCTTGCTGCATGAAGGCGGGCACAGCTTCCACGTCTTTGAAACCGCCGGGACTGATCTGTTCCACAATATCAAATACTCGCCAGCGGAATTCAATGAAGTAGCTTCAATGGCTATGGAACTTTTGGGGGGGCGCTACTTGATGGAGAGCGGCATGTACACAGCAGCCGAAGCTGCTCAAGCACGCATCAAAGATCTTGAAACCCACCTGCTTTCCTGGCCGAGTATGGCCGTGGCAGATGCCCTCCAGCACTGGATTTATGAAAACCATCACTTGGCGAGCGACCCAGTCAGGGTCAGCGAAAAATGGAGCGAACTCTATGATCGCTACATGGTGGGATTGGATTGGAGTGATCTGGAACAGTACAAAGCAGCGTGCTGGCAAAGTATCCAACATATCTACCTTTGGCCGTTCTATTATGTAGAATACGGGCTGGCACAGCTTGGCGCGTCGCAAATCTGGGCTAATTCACTGGCGGATTACCCGGGGGCGGTCAAAGCCTACCGCAAAGCACTCTCCCTGGGTGCAACGGTCACCCTGCCCGAGTTATTCGCGGCAGCCGGCGCCAAATTCTCTTTTGATGCCGCCACACTCAAACGCTCGGTCGATCTTATCGAACGGACGATAGAAGAACTTGATTCCGCGCACTTATGA
- a CDS encoding HVO_A0114 family putative DNA-binding protein encodes MTKAIIGISSFKETAGELHALAAAMDSGKELAPADYRLNFATAAQLFAELTPKRMELLDTLKRTGPQSVYRLAKTLGRNYSNVHSSVARLIELGLIAKDEENNVLVPWDDIEIHIALSGSKAA; translated from the coding sequence ATGACTAAAGCAATCATTGGCATATCCAGTTTCAAGGAAACTGCCGGCGAACTCCATGCTCTCGCGGCTGCCATGGATAGCGGCAAGGAACTTGCTCCCGCCGATTATCGTCTTAACTTTGCCACCGCGGCTCAACTGTTCGCCGAATTGACACCGAAGCGCATGGAGCTTCTTGATACCCTGAAGAGAACAGGACCGCAGTCTGTCTATCGACTAGCGAAAACCCTGGGGCGCAATTACAGCAACGTCCACTCTTCCGTCGCCAGATTGATTGAGCTTGGTCTCATTGCCAAGGACGAGGAAAATAATGTTTTGGTACCGTGGGATGATATAGAGATACATATTGCACTCTCCGGCTCCAAAGCTGCGTAA
- a CDS encoding toxin-antitoxin system TumE family protein encodes MDATLVYAKKDKYPSGLIIEAVIWQLPKPSLERPHGFKYRLYCGRNGDCIVRYDNESGKGDHIHYGSREQPYHFSSFGQLVQDFYADIERLTGEKP; translated from the coding sequence ATGGACGCTACGCTGGTATATGCAAAAAAGGACAAATATCCTTCCGGCCTCATCATAGAAGCCGTGATATGGCAGTTGCCGAAACCGAGCCTTGAGCGGCCTCATGGCTTTAAATATCGCCTTTACTGCGGAAGAAATGGTGACTGCATCGTCCGCTACGACAATGAGTCCGGCAAAGGAGATCATATCCACTACGGTTCAAGGGAACAGCCCTATCACTTCAGCTCCTTCGGACAGCTTGTCCAGGATTTCTATGCCGACATTGAGCGGCTGACAGGAGAAAAACCATGA